CGTTATTGCTTCCATACTTAACGCAAAGTGGCCCAATCCAATGCTTCATAACGACCATTACGAATGATGGTTGGCCATACTTTATGACTTGCTTGGTGTTGAGTAGAGCTATACGTGATCGGCACGCCGATACCAATGTCTAGGCTATTGAGTTTTTCCAATCCATCAATCACACCTTCGCGAGTTAGACTAGGCGCTTTTGCTGCACCAGCAACGAAGATTTTGGCGAGTAAATACCCCTCAAGAGAGACGAAATCTGGTTGTGCGTTTGGTTTGTATTTAGCGAGTGCTTTACGGTACGCCTCAACGCCTGGCAAATCAGATTCGTAGTGAGGAACCACTTGCGTCACTATCACGCCTTCAGCGTCATCACCCAACGCTTTTAGCAATGGCAAACTGCCGACGAAAGAAACATTTAAAAACAGCATGTCATCGAAGTCTTGTTTAGCTTGACGAATGAACTCCGCACAAGGGGCATAGGCACCCACCATGATGATGGCTTTTGGTTCTACTGCTGCATCGAGAATGGTGCCTAACGCTTGTTCTACGTTGGTTGTATTACGGGTGTAGCGGCCATGTGCCAATTTATCGGTGTCATTAAACCCTTCCGCTTTAAGAGCAGCAACCGCACCATTGAAGCCAGCATCACCATAGCCATCATTTTGGGTAAAGAAGGCTATCTCTTCAGGTTTGATACCACTAGCAAGAAGGTTCTTCACCATTGCGGCTGTTTCTTCTGCGTAGCTGGCGCGGTAGTTAATAACATAGCGATCTGGTGGCGATTTACGCAGCACACCAGCCCCGGTATACGCTCCGAAAAGAAGAGTTTTATCTTCATTCGCGATAGGCACGGTTACGACAGCAGTAGGTGTGCCGACGTTGCCAAGTACGGCTAATACACTATCTTGAGAAATCAGCTGTTTCATATTCGGGGCGGCTTTGGCTGGTTCATAGCCATCATCGAGAGGCGTAAAGACCAGTTTATTTCCGTTGATACCGCCAGCGGCGTTGACTTCGTCGAAGTACGTTTCGATACCATTTTTTACCGCTATGCCTAACGCTGACGCAGGACCTGTTAGAGCGGCAGACATGCCAACTTTAATATCCGCGGCATAACTGGAACCCACTGCGAGGACAGCTGCCGAGGCAATCAAACTTGTTAGTACGCTTTTTACACCCACCATAGTTAAAATTCCTTTTTGATTAGTCGCTTGTATTCAGCTCAGGAATAAGTATAGGAGGGCAATAGTTTTGCGTAGGGGAGGATAAGCTAGATATATTAGTGTTTTATGATTTATATGATAACTCGCACATTTATGATGCAATAGAATACATATGTTTAAAAAAAGGGATGACATACTGTGCTCATCCCTTCAAAACTGAATGTCTACATGTATTAGTAGTCTAATTGAAACTCAACTTGAGTGGAGTTTTCGCCATGTGTTGTAATGATGTGGCCAGCCCAAACACGAACTTGTGGGCTAAACCAGTATTGCATTTGTGGAACAATTTTATCGGTAAATTCATCATGGGATACCGTAATGACAGGCCCCCAACCTTTAAACCCTTCAGGAAAATATTGGTAAGTTGACGATATTGAGAAGCCTAAACCGCCTTCAGCGTAGCCTTGCTCTCTTATTTCACGGATGGATTCGTCATTATCGCGTTCAGAATAAGCCATAGCGAGACCAACGCGGCCATTAAATCCAAATTGTTTATAACTACTCAATGAGTATGTGATTAGTGATTCGCTGTCACGGTTATAATCGGTATCTGATTTTATATTGGAATTAGTGTTGACGTTACCGATTATATTGGAATTGTATCCTTTGTTTAATAATGGCTGACCATTGTGCATAGAAAAATAAACGCCATAGGAATCTGGTCTAAATGGATAAATATTTGCTGTTTGATAACCAATATCTAAACCATATATATCGGAGTTAGTGTCATAGCTCGTGTGTACAAATAGGTTGTTATCAAAATAATTCTTATAAATTATTTTTCCGGCATTTTTGCCTGCTGCATCCATTTGTATGTCATATTGGCCATGCATACCAATATCAGTAGAATAAACAGCCCAGTTTGTAGAGTGTTTGGCGTAAGCCAGGGTACCAAAGGTATTTGATTCAATACCGAAAATGAGGTTTTCCCAACTGGCTCCCTCATCTAGGTCGTCATAGTGATTTGAGGTTATGCCATTTGTTTTATTGTAGTTTTCTTTGGCTTTTAACCAGAAATCGCCCGTAAAACCTAGGTCTTCAGTAAACATGGTTTTACCACGCAAGCGTAAACTAGCTTCAATTTTGCTGCCTTGATCGTCGAAGGAACGACCGACAGTAGTGGTGCCTTGTAGACGTAAATTATAGTACCAACGGCTGTTGTTTTCGATATCGGTGAATTGTGCTAATTCGCTACCATTATCTCTATCCAAATAGTTTTCTATCCAGTTACCATCATTGTCGGTTCGGGCTTGAGCGCTAGAAAAGGCGCTAATAGATATTAGAAAAAGGGTAGTGTTAAGAGTCCGGCTCATATTTTGTTCCTATTACATTTGTAAGAAAAGTAATTACACGATTTACGCTTATGGTTATTGGGTTTTTAAGGGCAATAAAATGCCGTCCATTTAAATAAATGGAAATTTATTATTTTGAATGATGAAAAACAAAAAAACCTCACCCCAATATTGATAATTTATCTATGGAGTAAGGTTTTGCCTGTAAACAGTAACAATCCAAATTTTTATTAATTCTAAACTTAAAACAGCGTATGACAATTGGCGATTAAATAAGCTGTGATTATAATCACACTAAGTTTTTGCTTATTTAATACTTGCTAATAAACGACAGCATAAAACAAAAAATGATTTCAACATTTGGATGCACAATTAATAGTAAATTTTGGTAAACATTAGATCGAAATATCCTTTTTGTATTGAATGCTGAACTGAACTAGAAATGGCTGTCTCAATCATGTTCCCGTTTGGGAAGTCAGACAGCCGCTGACAAGCAAACTCTGTTTGCCGAGGATGGTAAATAAGCTCTCATGGAAGGGCTTATGCGAGTCAACATTTGCCTAAACAAAACCATATAGGAACCGTGATAGGGTAAATGGCGTTATTTAAACAACGCACAGTAAAGCGCTGCGACAACAAGGCGAAGTTTACGCTCTCTTTGCTGTTTTTGTTCGAGTGGTTGATTTTC
This genomic window from Vibrio tritonius contains:
- a CDS encoding ABC transporter substrate-binding protein, yielding MVGVKSVLTSLIASAAVLAVGSSYAADIKVGMSAALTGPASALGIAVKNGIETYFDEVNAAGGINGNKLVFTPLDDGYEPAKAAPNMKQLISQDSVLAVLGNVGTPTAVVTVPIANEDKTLLFGAYTGAGVLRKSPPDRYVINYRASYAEETAAMVKNLLASGIKPEEIAFFTQNDGYGDAGFNGAVAALKAEGFNDTDKLAHGRYTRNTTNVEQALGTILDAAVEPKAIIMVGAYAPCAEFIRQAKQDFDDMLFLNVSFVGSLPLLKALGDDAEGVIVTQVVPHYESDLPGVEAYRKALAKYKPNAQPDFVSLEGYLLAKIFVAGAAKAPSLTREGVIDGLEKLNSLDIGIGVPITYSSTQHQASHKVWPTIIRNGRYEALDWATLR